From one Gadus morhua chromosome 8, gadMor3.0, whole genome shotgun sequence genomic stretch:
- the crsp7 gene encoding mediator of RNA polymerase II transcription subunit 26, whose protein sequence is MTTVSATPQQMRDRLLKAVDSHSNICNMVAVLEVITYLEKYPITKEALEETRLGKLINDVRKKTNNEDLAKRAKKLLRNWQKLIDPGPAETPTRGPGAPPASTNGGLHPCRTDAPSAAAPPDVLVEGKGVPDVKVRNDVHNTYSPKAAKSSNRKRRAEQRDGGVHLPEKISRMAYEHSLSPPLTNGTASSPEALLEQEVVPSPDRPPRTDHLDNDKHNKIPVNAVKPRPSSPGVAKLPSTSSLIKVAVMQQQVRMEDGGCGVGGAGGGGYYQAKSPRGVTTSPRGVKETMTKRSSAYAPKGVPSPTPRGSPLPSSQPAASLAQSPLGNRLPHPSYRSSAQWASTSQSSSSSQCPPHDSFITLESPSISPRPSQHSPTQLRPSAEATASIVVAEETDGPPLTPSERKRRKKYRSRDYAVNLDGQKTEDTVKPVRLKERRITFDPVTGQIKSMVHKEPFQTEEAGVPDSAECTKRTENIVPQTPVPPSAPTFGPAAAPPFASAPPVNPAPAPNPNPFQQTNWKELSRNEIIQSYLNLQSNMLTSSGVQTPSAHFFMSEYLKREEPGVKEAREMHVLQKDSSVAHRPGVSGEVTDTELDRIHTQHWPGVNGCYDTKGAWFDWTECISLDPHGGESRLNILPYVCLD, encoded by the exons ATGACAACGGTCTCGGCAACTCCGCAGCAGATGAGGGACCGGCTGCTGAAGGCCGTCGACAGTCACAGCAAT ATTTGCAATATGGTGGCGGTCTTGGAAGTAATTACCTATTTGGAAAAGTATCCCATCACCAAAGAAGCACTTGAG GAAACTCGCCTAGGAAAGTTAATCAACGATGTGCGGAAGAAAACCAACAATGAAGACCTTGCAAAGCGTGCTAAGAAGCTCTTGAGGAACTGGCAGAAGCTGATTGATCCAGGACCTGCCGAGACACCGACACGTGGACCCGGGGCCCCTCCTGCCTCTACAAACGGAGGCTTGCATCCCTGCCGGACAGATGCCCCGTCAGCTGCTGCCCCCCCTGACGTCTTGGTTGAAGGCAAGGGCGTCCCGGATGTCAAAGTCAGAAACGATGTTCATAACACTTACTCGCCCAAAGCGGCGAAATCGAGCAACCGCAAGCGGCGGGCAGAGCAGAGGGATGGCGGCGTGCACTTGCCAGAAAAGATATCGAGGATGGCTTATGAACACTCTCTATCGCCTCCGCTCACCAACGGCACTGCGAGCAGTCCCGAGGCGCTGCTCGAGCAGGAGGTTGTTCCATCTCCTGACAGACCGCCGCGGACGGATCATCTCgacaatgacaaacacaacAAGATCCCCGTCAACGCGGTAAAGCCTCGCCCCAGCTCCCCCGGAGTGGCAAAACTACCGAGCACTTCTTCATTGATCAAGGTTGCCGTGATGCAGCAGCAGGTCAGAATGGAGGACGGGGGATGTGGGGTaggaggagcgggaggtggAGGATATTATCAAGCTAAAAGCCCACGTGGCGTCACCACTAGTCCCCGGGGTGTGAAAGAAACTATGACCAAGCGCTCTTCTGCATATGCACCAAAAGGTGTCCCCAGCCCCACGCCGCGCGGCTCCCCTCTGCCTTCGTCCCAGCCCGCGGCGTCGCTAGCCCAATCGCCTCTTGGCAACAGGCTGCCGCACCCTTCCTACAGGTCTTCTGCGCAGTGGGCCAGTACTTCACAAAGCTCTTCTTCGTCTCAATGTCCCCCGCATGACTCGTTTATAACACTGGAATCACCGTCGATCTCCCCGCGTCCCTCCCAGCACAGCCCCACCCAACTCAGACCGTCCGCCGAGGCCACCGCCAGCATCGTGGTCGCCGAGGAGACGGACGGACCACCTCTCACCCCCtcggagagaaagaggaggaaaaagTATCGGTCGAGGGACTATGCTGTTAACCTTGATGGTCAGAAAACGGAGGACACTGTTAAGCCTGTGCGCTTAAAAGAACGCAGGATAACCTTTGATCCTGTGACGGGCCAGATCAAGTCCATGGTACACAAGGAACCTTTTCAGACGGAGGAGGCCGGCGTGCCAGACTCTGCAGAGTGTACAAAGAGGACTGAGAACATTGTGCCCCAGACCCCGGTGCCTCCCTCAGCCCCTACCTTTGGACCGGCCGCCGCCCCTCCCTTCGCCTCTGCCCCGCCCGTTAACCCCGCCCctgcccctaaccctaaccctttccaACAGACAAACTGGAAGGAGCTTTCACGGAACGAAATTATCCAGTCTTACTTGAACCTCCAAAGTAACATGCTCACGTCCTCGGGGGTGCAGACCCCCAGCGCGCACTTTTTTATGTCTGAGTATCTGAAACGGGAGGAGCCCGGTGTCAAGGAGGCCAGGGAGATGCACGTTCTGCAGAAGGACAGCTCGGTGGCGCATCGGCCCGGCGTGAGCGGAGAGGTGACGGACACGGAGCTGGACAGAATACACACGCAACACTGGCCAGGGGTCAATGGTTGCTATGACACAAAGGGTGCCTGGTTTGACTGGACAGAGTGCATATCGTTGGACCCTCACGGGGGCGAAAGCAGACTGAACATCTTGCCATATGTTTGCCTAGACTAA
- the cnn2 gene encoding calponin-2 has product MSAFNRGPSYGFSAEVKNKIAQKYDHQKEEELRVWIEDVTGCSIGPDFQKGLKNGVTLCQLINKLQPGSVKKINQSSMNWHQLENLTTFTKAITMYGLRPHDIFEANDLFESGNMTQVQTTLLALASMAKTKGCQPRVDIGIKYADKQERAFDEEKMKAGQCVIGLQMGTNKLASQAGMNAYGTRRHLYDHKSQTLAPMDSSTISLQMGTNKGASQAGMTAPGTRRAIYDQKLGTDKCDNTTTSLQMGSNQGASQKGQNFGLGRQIYDAKYCPAGGEAAEGEEMAGSAREYIPDYQDEGYQGYQEEEPPRVYPDDGTDY; this is encoded by the exons ATGTCAGCCTTTAACAGGGGACCTTCATATGGGTTTTCAGCGGAAGTGAAAAATAAG ATTGCCCAGAAGTATGACcatcagaaggaggaggagctcagggTGTGGATAGAGGATGTGACCGGCTGCTCTATCGGGCCAGACTTCCAGAAGGGTCTAAAGAATGGCGTCACACTCTGTCA GCTGATAAACAAACTTCAGCCAGGCTCTGTGAAAAAGATCAACCAGTCTTCCATGAACTGGCATCAG CTGGAGAACCTGACTACCTTCACCAAAGCCATCACCATGTACGGCCTGAGGCCTCATGATATATTTGAGGCAAATGATCTGTTTGAGAGCGGCAACATGACGCAGGTCCAGACTACACTGTTGGCGCTCGCTAGCATG GCAAAGACCAAGGGCTGCCAGCCCCGGGTGGACATCGGCATCAAGTACGCCGACAAACAGGAGCGGGCCTTCGACGAGGAGAAGATGAAGGCGGGCCAGTGCGTCATCGGCCTGCAG ATGGGAACCAACAAGTTAGCCAGCCAGGCGGGCATGAACGCATACGGCACCAGGAGACACCTGTACGACCACAAGTCCCAGACCCTGGCCCCCATGGACAGCTCTACCATCAGCCTGCAGATGGGCACCAACAAGGGAGCCAGCCAG GCCGGCATGACCGCCCCGGGTACGAGGCGCGCCATCTACGACCAGAAGCTGGGAACAGACAAGTGCGACAACACCACCACATCCCTGCAGATGGGCTCCAACCAGGGCGCCAGTCAGAAGGGCCAGAACTTCGGCCTGGGACGGCAGATCTATGACGCCAAGTACTGCCCGGCGGGCGGCGAGGCGGCGGAGGGCGAGGAGATGGCCGGCAGCGCCAGGGAGTACATCCCCGATTACCAGGATGAAGGCTACCAGGGttaccaggaggaggagccgccGCGAGTGTACCCCGACGATGGGACCGACTAttag
- the rps15 gene encoding small ribosomal subunit protein uS19, giving the protein MADVEIKKKRTFRKFTYRGVDLDQLLDMSYEQLMQLYCARQRRRLNRGLRRKQQSLLKRLRKAKKEAPPMEKPEVVKTHLRDMVILPEMVGSMVGVYNGKTFNQVEIKPEMCGHYLGEFSITYKPVKHGRPGIGATHSSRFIPLK; this is encoded by the exons ATG GCGGACGTTGAGATCAAGAAGAAGCGTACCTTCAGGAAGTTCACCTACAGAGGTGTGGACCTGGACCAGCTCCTGGACATGTCCTA TGAGCAGCTTATGCAGCTGTACTGCGCCCGCCAGAGGAGAAGGCTTAACCGTGGCCTTCGCCGCAAGCAGCAGTCCCTCCTGAAGCGCCTGCGCAAGGCCAAGAAGGAGGCTCCCCCAATGGAGAAGCCGGAGGTGGTCAAGACTCACTTGAGAGACATGGTCATCCTGCCCGAGATGGTTGGCTCAATGGTCGGCGTGTACAACGGAAAGACCTTCAACCAGGTGGAAATCAAG cctGAGATGTGTGGCCACTACCTGGGAGAGTTCTCCATCACCTACAAGCCGGTCAAGCACGGTCGCCCTGGTATTGGAGCTACACACTCTTCTCGTTTCATCCCTCTGAAGTAG